Proteins encoded together in one Amphritea japonica ATCC BAA-1530 window:
- a CDS encoding site-2 protease family protein — protein sequence MDLSIDTVGETEALGLDSLMSASLFSPFWHRVATVKPRLRSHVEINRHIYRGDVWYVIQDDASGRYHRFTPQAYALIGLMDGQRDLDKIWHSAGDQLGDDMPSQDEVIQLLSQLYRVDLIQTDVIPDITEAAERRAKDRRTKMLAMVKSPLAVKIPLIDPEPFLNRTAGISRWLFNPFTGLIWLWCIGWALMQAGYHWDELTNNLADRVFATENLFLIWLVYPVVKLIHEFGHAYALKRWGGEVHEMGVMFLIFMPIPYVDASSSAAFRSKYPRMMVAAAGIAVEAFIAAVAMAVWVYSEPGLVRSLAFNTVLIAGVSTLLFNGNPLLRFDAYYVLADFLEIPNLASRGNRQVAYLCKRYLLGQEHEESPAYTRGEARWLLIYSITSFIYRIFITISIVLFVASELFFIGVLLAMLSLYNMFVKPLFNIIKYLFVDRNMVQKRGRSALVTVVVTGFVGVILFAIPVPRMTLAHGVFWAPESSRLMAGSNGFLEELKVSSGTEVQAGQPLLVSTNQELESQLNKTAGRIKELLVHYRTAVAGARQNEAGIIQEEIRQSRAELARALEEKRALVMNSPADGVFQLAMPVDPHSRYIPRGTLIGYLLQPGDYRVRAVVGQNEVAAVRNDLQGVTVKVSENLDDTIEASLVGEIPSAQKELPSAALSVDGGGQFALDPASQDRPEAFDPVFLFDIQVKNLPVSRIGERVYVRFEHTPEPIGFRIYRQIRRTLLRELEF from the coding sequence ATGGACCTATCCATTGATACAGTGGGTGAAACTGAAGCTTTGGGCCTGGATTCCCTGATGTCAGCTTCGCTTTTTAGCCCCTTTTGGCATCGGGTTGCTACTGTAAAACCCCGTTTGCGCTCACATGTTGAAATAAATCGCCATATTTACCGTGGTGATGTCTGGTATGTTATTCAGGATGATGCCAGTGGCCGTTATCACCGTTTTACACCACAAGCTTATGCATTGATTGGTTTGATGGATGGTCAACGGGATTTGGATAAAATTTGGCACAGTGCCGGAGATCAGCTGGGGGACGATATGCCCTCACAAGATGAAGTTATTCAGCTGTTATCTCAACTTTATCGTGTCGATTTGATACAGACGGATGTGATTCCTGATATTACAGAAGCGGCGGAGCGACGGGCAAAAGACAGACGAACTAAAATGCTGGCGATGGTGAAGTCACCTCTGGCAGTTAAGATACCGCTTATTGATCCTGAACCTTTTTTGAATCGCACTGCAGGTATAAGTCGTTGGCTATTCAATCCTTTTACCGGACTAATATGGCTCTGGTGTATTGGTTGGGCGCTGATGCAGGCAGGGTATCACTGGGACGAACTGACTAATAACCTGGCGGATCGGGTGTTTGCGACTGAAAACCTATTTTTAATCTGGCTTGTATATCCTGTTGTGAAGCTGATACATGAATTTGGTCATGCCTATGCTTTGAAACGCTGGGGTGGTGAGGTACATGAAATGGGTGTGATGTTCCTTATTTTCATGCCGATTCCCTATGTTGATGCATCCTCGTCAGCGGCCTTTCGTAGTAAGTATCCACGTATGATGGTAGCGGCCGCAGGTATTGCCGTTGAGGCCTTTATCGCGGCTGTAGCCATGGCTGTTTGGGTCTATTCAGAGCCTGGTCTGGTGCGAAGTCTGGCATTTAACACTGTGTTAATTGCGGGTGTCTCAACGCTGCTTTTTAACGGTAACCCGTTGCTTAGGTTTGATGCTTATTATGTTTTGGCTGATTTTCTTGAAATCCCCAATTTGGCATCACGAGGTAACCGCCAGGTCGCGTACCTGTGTAAAAGATACTTACTCGGCCAGGAACATGAAGAGTCACCAGCTTACACCAGGGGAGAAGCTCGCTGGCTATTGATATATTCGATTACTAGTTTCATTTATCGCATATTTATTACCATCAGTATTGTGCTGTTTGTGGCTAGCGAACTTTTTTTTATCGGTGTGCTTCTGGCGATGCTCTCCCTTTATAATATGTTTGTTAAACCACTGTTTAACATAATTAAATATCTTTTTGTGGATCGAAATATGGTACAAAAAAGAGGACGGTCGGCGCTTGTGACTGTGGTCGTGACGGGGTTTGTCGGAGTAATACTGTTTGCTATACCGGTACCGCGAATGACGCTTGCTCATGGTGTGTTCTGGGCACCAGAGTCGTCACGATTAATGGCGGGTAGCAATGGTTTTCTGGAAGAGCTTAAAGTCTCTTCCGGAACAGAGGTGCAGGCGGGTCAGCCTCTCTTAGTCAGTACTAATCAAGAACTTGAATCCCAATTGAATAAAACGGCAGGCCGGATTAAGGAGCTGTTGGTTCATTACCGTACAGCCGTTGCGGGTGCTCGCCAGAACGAAGCGGGTATTATTCAGGAAGAAATACGGCAATCCAGGGCTGAGTTAGCGCGTGCGTTAGAAGAGAAGCGTGCATTGGTAATGAATAGTCCCGCCGATGGTGTATTTCAGTTAGCGATGCCGGTTGATCCACACAGTCGGTATATTCCTCGTGGCACATTGATCGGTTATTTGCTTCAACCGGGAGATTATCGGGTTCGGGCTGTGGTGGGGCAGAATGAGGTAGCAGCCGTACGTAATGATTTGCAGGGAGTCACGGTTAAAGTATCTGAAAACCTTGATGACACAATTGAAGCCTCGCTTGTAGGTGAAATTCCCAGTGCGCAGAAAGAGCTGCCCAGCGCAGCGTTATCAGTCGATGGAGGAGGGCAGTTTGCGCTTGATCCAGCATCACAGGACCGGCCAGAGGCTTTTGATCCGGTATTCCTGTTTGATATCCAGGTGAAAAACCTGCCAGTGTCGCGCATTGGTGAGCGAGTATATGTCCGCTTTGAACACACGCCCGAGCCTATTGGCTTTCGGATATATCGTCAGATTCGTCGTACGTTATTACGAGAGTTGGAATTCTGA